In the genome of Acidobacteriota bacterium, the window CTCGAGAAGCGTGACCCGGATATGGATGACCGGATAGCCGTAGATCCCACCCCCTTCCGCCGAATTTGCTACGGTGTCCAGCATGTCTGGGATATAAATGGATGGGACTTCCACTTCTCTGATCCGGCTTACGACATCGACCTTGGTATCTCCTCTGTGATATTCCAGACCGAGCGTAACCTTTCCAAAAACATTCTGCCCACCGATTACCTTCGAGAATTCCCCGATCCCCTCCGCCGATCCCGCGGCCGTTTCCTTGTAGGAAACCCTCGGCTTTCCAAAATACGCATCCAGGTTGAATTCCCTGAGCATCCTGTTCTTAAGAACGTCGATATGAAGCTCGCCCATACCCGAGATGATGAGTTGTCCAGTATCCGGATCGATCTTCTGCTTGAAGGTTGGGTCTTCCTTCTCGAGCTTCTTCAGGATCTCGGCAAGTTTATCCTTGTCGGCACTCGTCTTCGGCTCGATAGAAACCGAGACAACGGTATCTGGAAAGTGAATCGGTTCGTAGATGATTCTGTTGTTTTCATCGGTCAGGGTGTCGCCGGTCACGCTCCACTTAAGACTGGTGGTGGCAACGATGTCTCCCGCTTCCATACTTTCCACCTGTACCCCCTTGTCGGCATGCATCTGGAGGATTCTCCGTATCCTTTCCTTTTGCCTCTTTCTCGGATTGTATACCCAATCGCCAACCCGGGCATGACCCGAATAGACTCTCAGATAGGCAAGCTCAGCGGCGGACGTCGCCACTATCTTGAATAGGAGTGCAGAAAAAGGCTCATCCACAAGAGGCTTCCGCACCTTCTCCTTTTTATTTTCTGGGTCTTCTCCCTTGATGATCGGGATATCGATAGGCGATGGAAGAAAATCGCAAACGGCGTCTAGGACTTTCTGTACGCCGATGTTCTTTAGTGCCGCTCCACACAGCACAGGGGTCAACTTCCTTGAAATAGTGCCTGCGCGCAGCGGTTCGATGATCTCGTTCCGCTCAATATTCTTTCCATCAAGATACTTCTCGGCAATGGCATCAGAAAGATCGGCAGTCGCTTCGAGAAGGATCTTTCTGTACTCCAGAGCCTTACCCTTCAGGTCGCCTGGGATGGGACCGGAGCCGAAATTCTTTCCGAGCGATTCCCTGTCGTAAGTGTAGAGCTTCATATCCAGGAGATCGATGATCCCGAAGAAAGTGTCTCCCTGTCCTGCCGGGATCTGGATGGCGATGGCTCCCCCACCAAGTTTGTCATGGATCTCCTGCATGGTGGCATAGAAGTGCGCGCCAATCCTATCCATCTTGTTGATGTAACAGATTCTGGGAACTTGGTATTTGTCGGCTTGATGCCAGACCGTTTCCGATTGCGGCTCGACTCCCTCGACACCATCGAAGATGACAATGGCACCATCGAGGACTCTCAGTGAACGCTCCACTTCTGCGGTGAAGTCCACGTGTCCGGGAGTGTCGATGAGATTGATCTGGCAGTCGTTCCAGTAGAAAGTCGTGGCGGCGGAAGAGATAGTTATCCCTCTTTCCTTCTCATCATCCCTGAAGTCCATGATCGCCTGCCCATCGTGGACTTCACCGATTCTGTAGCTCTCGCCACTGTAATAGAGGAAACGTTCCGTCGTCGTGGTCTTGCCCGCGTCGATGTGAGCAATAATCCCGATGTTCCTCAGCTTCTGTATCGGTTTCTTCGGCATTCCTCAATTTACTCGCGAAGATGTCATAGTTTAGCACACCTGGCTCATCGTCAGGCACCGATGAATCTCGGTCTCGGATCGCCAAAGGTAACCTGATCGGGAAATTCAAAAAAAAGTTGATAGCCAGGCTTGTATGGAGCCGAATGGAAGAGGACTGCCCTGTTCTCTTTAGAAGATTGCAGCCATCTTTTCACCGATGCGTAGTCCTCTTCACTGTACACCCTGATGCCAACAGCCTTCGCTCCGATTCTATCTGCTTCCTCGATGACTCTGTCCGTTTCGCTCAATCCCGATATTTTGACGGTGTGAAGGTTGAGCGGGACATACGAACCGAGAGCCTGAAAATATCTGGCTGGAGCATCGTAGTATCTCGCTATGGAATCCTCCTTGATATCCTGAACGACGAACTTTTCCTTCACGGAAAATTTTATGGGTTGCCCTCCTATTACCGCTCCATCCTCGGTTTCCCTTATGGGAGCCGTGCCGAGGATGACTCCCTGCGCATCGTGTCCAAGCAGCATCCCGATCTCTCTGTCGCACGGGGAATAGACGTTGACTCCCCTGCTTGCAAGATAGTATGCGGCCTGAGCTTTAGGTGGGTTGTCGCCGCAGGCGATGACAAGATCAACTTTCTCCCGGATCGCCTGTTCGACCACCGCGGAAGTTCCATGTGTATCGATCATCAGGGCAACATTCTTATACTGCTTAGTCGTCGGATACTGGACCTTATCGTCCAGGATCTGAAATCGGAAAACCCCTTTCTCATCCGGCGCAAACCATTTCCCATCTTTATAGGCGAGGATGCTCCCCAGCAGAACGATCGGTACTGCTTGCGCATACTCCATCAGATCCCCCATTCTTGCCCCTTCATGATATTCAAGGATGTTCCTCAACCGCAGATAATCTCCGGAAAAATCGTAGCGGAACTGACAGGAGAGCCAATCCCGGAACGTCCGTTCCAGTTGGATCCCGACTCTCGCTCTCCTGCGTATCTTGATAGAGCTTTCCCCGAGGATGAAGGAGTCAGGGTTCGATGGGACGGCCAGATTCCTGGAAATTGTCACTTCCCCGAATTGGGGAATGTACCCGCCTGAAGCCAGTGACTTGAAGACCTGGCTCCTCCACTTCATCCCGAGTTTCTTGGAAAGCTTTGAAGCCTCCCGGAAATATATTCCCGCTTCGAGTGAGACTCTCGGGGCAAGCATCCCCATTATCTCGTAGAGGAGCATCCTTCGGAATGGATCCTTCTCGAAGGCAAGCGAAAAATTATAAAAGGCGATCGAGTCTTTTAAGAGTGACTCATCGGGGATCATAGTCCCGAGCATGTAGGAGATCTCCCCTTTCAGGAAGAAGTCACCGCACCGGTATCCTCTGTAAAAGTCCACAATCTTGTCCTTCAATCCCTCCGGTTGATACTGCCAGAAACAGGAGTGACAGATGTCCATCTTCTGAGGCTCAGGATCCTCGCTGGCTCCGGTAAAATAGATGGGCAAAAAATTGAAAACGATAAGGGTTATCATGCCTAAGCGAATCTTTCTTGGAGCACTGTTCATATTCTCCTCCACTGGAACACAATTTTTTCAGCACTATTTTAATTGCAAAAGGGTGACATTCATAGCTATTAAGAAAGGAATCCACTTGGGATGTTTATAAGATTTCATGCTCGGGAGGATAAAGATCCTATGGGCAGGAGCGTTGCTTGTAAAAGACATCTTTAACAAAGATGTCTGATGGATCGGGTCTGTCGTATCTCACATCGTCGAAGACGACATGGGTAAATTGGGTCTCTACGGATATCG includes:
- the fusA gene encoding elongation factor G, which codes for MPKKPIQKLRNIGIIAHIDAGKTTTTERFLYYSGESYRIGEVHDGQAIMDFRDDEKERGITISSAATTFYWNDCQINLIDTPGHVDFTAEVERSLRVLDGAIVIFDGVEGVEPQSETVWHQADKYQVPRICYINKMDRIGAHFYATMQEIHDKLGGGAIAIQIPAGQGDTFFGIIDLLDMKLYTYDRESLGKNFGSGPIPGDLKGKALEYRKILLEATADLSDAIAEKYLDGKNIERNEIIEPLRAGTISRKLTPVLCGAALKNIGVQKVLDAVCDFLPSPIDIPIIKGEDPENKKEKVRKPLVDEPFSALLFKIVATSAAELAYLRVYSGHARVGDWVYNPRKRQKERIRRILQMHADKGVQVESMEAGDIVATTSLKWSVTGDTLTDENNRIIYEPIHFPDTVVSVSIEPKTSADKDKLAEILKKLEKEDPTFKQKIDPDTGQLIISGMGELHIDVLKNRMLREFNLDAYFGKPRVSYKETAAGSAEGIGEFSKVIGGQNVFGKVTLGLEYHRGDTKVDVVSRIREVEVPSIYIPDMLDTVANSAEGGGIYGYPVIHIRVTLLEGRFNDPVTATITLNAAANLAFRDALKKAGSRVLEPYMKLEVRTPEEFLGPICKNLNSKRALIEDTKIVKKIAIVKGVVPLSEMFGYSTIVRSISQGRASFNMEPLDYRPVPDNLVQLFHQKI